One Cylindrospermum stagnale PCC 7417 DNA segment encodes these proteins:
- a CDS encoding plasmid mobilization protein: protein MTQLDPRTALSNQLADVLSNQSVQPDEKREITVTFRVSYAEKARLEQRCIGVVQSDYIRARLFDYSLPRPKLIIPEVNRQVIYELKKIGNNLNQQTRAINEAVKVGYQPLNHEVQEYLQTLKELVDILEETHRQITQASAEAQRDDYQSQS from the coding sequence ATGACACAACTAGATCCCCGTACAGCATTAAGTAATCAACTAGCAGATGTACTAAGCAATCAGTCAGTACAGCCTGATGAAAAGCGAGAGATAACTGTTACATTTAGGGTGAGCTATGCCGAAAAAGCTAGACTAGAGCAACGGTGCATTGGAGTAGTGCAAAGCGATTATATTAGAGCTAGGTTATTCGATTATTCTCTACCACGTCCTAAGTTAATTATCCCAGAAGTTAATCGCCAAGTCATCTATGAATTAAAGAAAATTGGTAATAACCTCAACCAGCAGACTAGAGCCATTAACGAAGCAGTCAAAGTTGGATATCAACCATTAAATCATGAGGTACAAGAGTATTTACAAACCCTGAAAGAACTAGTAGATATATTAGAAGAAACTCATCGACAAATTACCCAGGCATCAGCAGAGGCGCAGCGGGATGATTACCAAAGTCAAAGCTAA
- a CDS encoding relaxase/mobilization nuclease domain-containing protein, whose amino-acid sequence MITKVKANKSFRGTTKYVLEKEKATIIGGNMYGSTTNELVEQFSLSAHLNPQLKDPCYHLMLSVPKTDRTLNDDELTNISQRHLANVIVLSRLKGEESQVKQPDKRIADTKLNQLVDEFIESELPAYDFFIARHSDKENDHTHIVASRVNNLDGKSIRTWNNYAYSEHSARLLEREFHLTPVQSSWESKRKAMTRNQLERVERDGLPGEEIMRRAIDAVAADKPTMPQLIERLWLDHQVKAIVSYYSHGGVRGIKFGINIGAVNEDGSSQLLWKQGGNLNKYKCSFNKLQTELGVSYDSKRDDSEIKRLTEMLESASIVQANQQVIDDLASNKPIYNSQIYSNKPEAKVENKPLLTQEQSVELYKQYSDGLQQELVTDRDKEIAVRALKDDRSALEVAEIIRVSPAGWTEDEARKLVLIASDKLELEQPNIELRQVEQPELVNELLAVAVPVGVELINRLLRNPGENSLRLKRATLAKEGQELVFTHDERGEVFRVAVSRNQEGNLEYSPVNIGEVRLEDIHTWREVKRALQQQMKEERQQKRTQTKGFSL is encoded by the coding sequence ATGATTACCAAAGTCAAAGCTAATAAATCATTTCGTGGCACAACCAAATACGTCCTGGAGAAAGAGAAAGCCACAATCATTGGTGGCAATATGTACGGCTCAACCACCAATGAACTAGTAGAGCAGTTTAGCCTATCAGCTCATCTTAACCCCCAACTAAAAGACCCCTGCTACCATCTAATGCTGTCAGTTCCCAAAACTGATAGAACCCTCAATGACGATGAATTGACTAACATCTCCCAGCGTCACCTTGCCAATGTCATTGTGCTATCTAGGCTAAAAGGTGAAGAATCCCAAGTTAAACAACCTGATAAAAGGATAGCTGATACCAAGCTAAACCAACTAGTTGATGAATTTATCGAATCAGAACTGCCAGCTTATGACTTCTTCATAGCCCGACACTCTGACAAAGAAAACGACCACACTCACATCGTTGCATCAAGAGTCAATAACCTAGATGGTAAATCCATCCGCACCTGGAATAATTACGCTTACTCGGAACACTCAGCCCGACTGCTAGAGCGAGAATTTCACCTCACCCCAGTCCAAAGCAGTTGGGAGAGTAAACGCAAAGCCATGACCCGTAATCAACTGGAACGGGTAGAGCGAGATGGACTTCCTGGTGAAGAAATAATGCGACGGGCTATAGATGCAGTTGCAGCTGATAAACCCACAATGCCACAGTTAATTGAGAGATTATGGTTAGATCATCAAGTCAAAGCCATCGTCAGTTATTACAGTCATGGTGGAGTCAGGGGTATTAAGTTTGGTATTAATATAGGTGCAGTGAATGAAGATGGTTCTTCCCAACTGCTCTGGAAACAGGGAGGGAATTTAAATAAATATAAGTGTTCGTTCAATAAATTACAGACAGAATTAGGGGTAAGCTATGACTCTAAACGGGATGATAGCGAAATTAAACGCCTGACTGAGATGTTGGAATCTGCTTCTATAGTTCAAGCTAATCAGCAGGTAATAGACGATTTAGCATCTAATAAACCTATATATAATTCTCAAATATATTCTAATAAACCTGAAGCTAAAGTAGAAAATAAACCACTACTAACCCAGGAGCAATCGGTAGAGCTTTACAAACAGTATAGTGACGGACTGCAACAGGAATTGGTTACAGACCGAGATAAGGAAATCGCTGTCAGGGCGCTAAAAGATGATAGGTCAGCCCTGGAGGTTGCAGAGATTATCAGAGTTAGCCCAGCCGGATGGACTGAAGATGAGGCTAGGAAACTGGTGTTAATTGCTAGTGATAAACTGGAGTTAGAGCAGCCAAACATCGAACTGAGACAAGTTGAACAACCGGAGTTAGTCAACGAATTATTAGCTGTAGCAGTACCTGTTGGTGTTGAGTTAATTAATCGCTTACTCAGAAACCCTGGTGAGAATAGTCTGAGATTAAAACGTGCAACTTTAGCTAAAGAGGGTCAGGAATTGGTGTTTACCCATGATGAACGGGGTGAGGTTTTTCGTGTAGCTGTCAGTCGAAATCAAGAAGGTAATCTAGAGTATTCCCCAGTGAATATAGGTGAAGTGCGTCTTGAGGATATTCACACTTGGCGTGAGGTAAAGCGGGCGTTGCAGCAACAGATGAAGGAGGAACGGCAGCAGAAAAGAACGCAAACTAAAGGATTCTCTCTGTAG
- the ltrA gene encoding group II intron reverse transcriptase/maturase, giving the protein MQTERNVNVTKRTTDWQHVNWRKAYCIVRNLRQRIFKAVQKGNYRLVRSLQKLMMRSYSNIVLSVRKVTQTNHGKNTPGVDKLLVKTPEARGFLVDSLRKFIPWKPLPAKRVYIPKSNGKKRPLGIQTIIDRCLQAIVKNALEPFWEFHFELSSYGFRPGRSTHDAISKIYMIVRPNKKKKWVLDADIKGCFDNISRNFLMKTIGNFPARKLIDQWLKAGYMEEGKFSETLTGIPQGAIISPLLANIALHGMEDALGVKYNRRGEIVSRRAVVRYADDFAIFCETKEDAEQAQIDISEWLKSRGLELSKEKTRIVHLNEGFCFLGFNIKQYRVSNTKTGWKLLIKPSKESLLNIRKKLREEWLNLKGHDIKSVIKKLNPIIRGEANYFRIGVASEAFRSLDDWMFKRECRYVNHTHPNRNNKWRKNKYWGRLNLERKDRWVFGDKRTGFHLIKFSWFNIQRHQLVLGRSSPDDSTLKDYWKEREKVKASNHPKSIQKIAEKQGHVCPVCGQSLYNGEEIHKHHKFPRKKGGLDTYSNLELVHLYCHHQFHSGATAT; this is encoded by the coding sequence ATGCAGACCGAAAGGAATGTAAATGTAACCAAAAGAACAACCGATTGGCAACACGTCAATTGGCGCAAAGCCTATTGCATAGTTAGAAACCTAAGACAGAGAATATTCAAGGCTGTCCAGAAAGGAAACTATCGATTAGTGAGAAGCTTGCAAAAGCTAATGATGCGTAGCTATTCTAACATTGTACTTTCCGTTAGAAAAGTTACACAAACTAATCATGGCAAGAATACGCCAGGTGTGGACAAACTTTTGGTGAAAACACCAGAAGCCAGGGGATTTTTAGTTGATTCACTCAGAAAATTTATTCCTTGGAAACCACTACCAGCTAAACGGGTGTATATCCCTAAATCCAATGGGAAAAAACGACCTTTAGGTATACAAACAATAATAGACCGTTGCTTACAGGCGATTGTTAAGAACGCACTGGAACCCTTTTGGGAATTCCATTTTGAATTAAGCAGTTACGGCTTTAGACCTGGAAGAAGTACCCACGATGCAATCAGTAAAATCTATATGATTGTACGTCCAAATAAAAAGAAAAAGTGGGTATTAGATGCCGATATTAAAGGTTGTTTTGACAACATTTCCCGAAATTTTCTGATGAAAACCATTGGTAACTTTCCCGCAAGAAAGCTAATAGACCAATGGTTGAAAGCAGGATATATGGAAGAAGGAAAATTCTCCGAAACGCTCACAGGTATACCACAGGGGGCTATTATTTCGCCCCTCCTCGCTAATATTGCGTTGCATGGGATGGAAGATGCACTGGGAGTAAAGTATAACCGACGCGGTGAAATTGTCAGCAGACGCGCAGTTGTGAGATATGCAGATGATTTTGCAATCTTCTGTGAAACAAAAGAGGATGCAGAACAAGCCCAAATTGATATAAGTGAATGGTTGAAATCTAGGGGACTCGAACTATCAAAAGAGAAAACTAGAATTGTTCATCTCAATGAGGGGTTCTGTTTTCTAGGTTTCAATATCAAACAATACCGAGTCAGCAACACTAAAACCGGGTGGAAACTACTCATTAAACCTAGTAAAGAATCTCTTCTAAATATACGGAAAAAGCTAAGAGAGGAGTGGCTAAATCTTAAGGGGCATGACATTAAAAGTGTCATCAAAAAGCTAAACCCCATTATTAGAGGTGAAGCAAATTATTTCCGTATAGGTGTTGCCTCTGAGGCATTCAGAAGCTTAGATGACTGGATGTTTAAACGGGAATGTAGATATGTAAATCATACACATCCGAATAGAAATAATAAATGGCGTAAAAATAAGTATTGGGGAAGGCTGAACCTGGAAAGAAAAGATAGATGGGTGTTTGGAGATAAACGCACAGGTTTTCACCTGATAAAATTTTCTTGGTTCAATATTCAAAGGCATCAACTTGTTCTTGGTAGGTCATCACCAGATGACTCAACACTCAAAGATTACTGGAAGGAAAGAGAAAAAGTGAAAGCTTCCAATCATCCTAAAAGTATTCAGAAAATTGCTGAGAAACAAGGTCATGTTTGTCCTGTCTGTGGACAAAGCCTATACAACGGTGAAGAAATCCACAAACATCATAAATTCCCAAGAAAGAAAGGCGGTTTAGATACATACTCAAACCTTGAGTTAGTTCATCTTTATTGTCATCATCAATTCCATTCTGGAGCTACAGCTACATGA
- a CDS encoding ISL3 family transposase, which translates to MSVLTHLLPDSTNLKLENCQVDKIKTQIKLIVSAIRTVVNCPVCNQPTHKIHSRYERKLTDLPWADYSITLQLRVRKFYCINTLCKRRIFTERLTSVTAPWARRTLRLAQRLSAIGLANGGEAGVRLSEQLGLTVSRNTLLKLVRSIPLPPIVTPQTLGVDDFCFRKCKTYGTALIDLERSRPIALLKDAKAEILAEWLKAHPGVKVVSRDRSKTYESGIRQGAPEAIHVADRFHLLQNLAETLNQVFATNHQALKAVDEAYSLSSVIQTDGTVVVRVPRPSREQQALQLTERNHARRLAIHQQVWDLHDQGWSAKAIACQVGIGVTSVFRYLRTPTFPEPTRRRSRGRSILVPYQEYILKRWDEGCYEGLALFEEIQKLGYKGSYDTVARYTRRIRTVQGIKPRKRYSVKSLPKVTQPKKLCLTPRRAVWLVLRNPDSQQPEDEELIALLIGQHPDLAEAIKLAQGFAQIVRQRLPQQLQRWLTVAESSNLTAFHRFAKRLREDYDAVKAGVTMSVSNGPVEGHINRLKMLKRQMYGRAKIDLLERRFLLAI; encoded by the coding sequence ATGTCAGTGCTAACTCACCTACTACCAGATTCAACCAATCTGAAACTTGAGAATTGCCAAGTAGACAAGATAAAAACTCAGATAAAGTTGATTGTTTCCGCAATCAGAACAGTAGTTAATTGCCCAGTTTGTAACCAACCTACTCACAAAATTCATAGCCGCTACGAACGCAAGTTAACAGACCTACCTTGGGCTGATTACAGTATTACCCTACAGTTGCGAGTGCGAAAGTTTTATTGCATTAACACTTTGTGTAAACGGCGCATTTTTACCGAAAGACTGACAAGTGTGACCGCACCTTGGGCGCGAAGAACTCTACGTTTAGCTCAAAGACTGAGTGCAATTGGTTTAGCTAATGGTGGGGAAGCTGGGGTAAGACTCTCAGAGCAATTGGGGTTAACAGTCTCTCGCAACACGCTATTAAAATTAGTCCGCTCAATCCCACTTCCGCCAATCGTAACGCCGCAGACTCTTGGAGTAGACGACTTCTGTTTTCGTAAATGTAAAACTTACGGCACAGCACTAATTGACCTAGAACGAAGCCGACCAATTGCTCTACTCAAAGATGCAAAGGCTGAAATCTTAGCAGAATGGTTAAAAGCACACCCCGGTGTCAAAGTCGTTTCACGAGATCGGTCAAAAACTTATGAAAGTGGTATTCGCCAGGGCGCGCCTGAAGCCATTCACGTTGCAGACCGTTTTCACTTATTGCAGAACTTAGCTGAAACACTTAACCAAGTTTTCGCTACGAATCATCAAGCTCTCAAAGCCGTCGATGAAGCATACAGTCTTTCATCAGTAATCCAAACCGATGGTACTGTAGTTGTGCGAGTACCACGGCCAAGCCGCGAACAACAGGCACTACAATTAACAGAACGAAACCATGCAAGAAGACTTGCTATCCATCAGCAAGTTTGGGACTTACATGATCAAGGTTGGAGTGCAAAAGCTATAGCCTGTCAAGTTGGGATTGGTGTTACAAGTGTATTCCGCTATCTACGTACTCCCACCTTTCCAGAACCAACTAGACGAAGAAGCCGAGGTCGAAGTATTTTAGTTCCGTACCAGGAATATATCCTTAAACGCTGGGATGAAGGTTGTTACGAAGGTTTAGCCTTGTTTGAGGAAATTCAAAAACTGGGTTACAAAGGTAGCTATGATACAGTAGCCCGTTACACGCGACGCATCCGTACTGTCCAAGGAATCAAGCCACGAAAACGGTATTCAGTTAAGTCTTTACCAAAAGTCACTCAACCCAAAAAACTTTGTCTGACACCTCGTCGTGCAGTATGGCTAGTGCTACGCAACCCGGATTCGCAACAGCCAGAAGATGAAGAATTGATTGCGCTACTCATAGGGCAACATCCAGATTTAGCCGAAGCCATCAAGTTAGCTCAAGGTTTCGCTCAAATTGTGCGTCAGCGACTGCCCCAACAACTCCAACGGTGGCTAACTGTTGCAGAAAGTAGTAATTTGACTGCTTTTCATCGCTTTGCTAAACGATTGCGTGAAGATTACGACGCAGTGAAGGCGGGTGTAACTATGTCAGTTAGTAATGGCCCCGTTGAAGGACATATTAATCGACTGAAAATGTTAAAACGGCAGATGTATGGTCGTGCCAAAATAGACCTACTTGAGCGAAGATTTTTGTTGGCTATTTGA
- a CDS encoding Tn3 family transposase, protein MPSLAETAYPRLKNQISSKELLEIYTPTDLELQFASQHTKGKVAKLGFLVLLKTFQRLGYFVLVKNVPDAIIKHIVEAVKINFIPQKLENYDRSGTRWRHLTLIRDYLKIIPYGVGARRIIVKSMAQAAQTKNDLADLINVAIEELVHHQYELPIFTTLVRAARRVRATISQIFYRQVADGLNLETKVMLDGLLETSILNLKTPWYELKQDAGKPILKNLKALVERLKWIDEINPAQKLLTDIPDSKVKYFAAEAMTLDAARMKELELNKRYTLTLTLIAIQAARTLDDIAEMFIKRMLKIHFYGQEALTRYRQEHQARSDRLITTLRDVVIAYSSEGQISQKFTAIETVIGESPEQLLEDCEAHIAYAGNNYYPFLWRFYKSHRSTLFQILRWVKLQSTTQDTSLEEAIEFLSKHQGSRKDWLKTIIVENPGTAEEKTRNLLNLDWIPTKWWQLITNQKNRHSYPTRINRKHFEVCVFSQVMWELKSGDLYVEGSDAFADYRKQQISWSDYKATVANYGELVNLPVEGKAFVVHLKEWLSQVASQTDKSFPKNEFVRLEDGKPIIQKTNKKVNQEKVKLIESLIRERLHPVNILDILTDTELWLNWTRFFHPISGYEAKIDHPIARYLTTTFCYGCHLGASQTARSLGAFDHRQVAWVNQRHITEETLDKAITSIINAYNRFSLPKFWGTGKRASADGTKWDIYEQNLLAEYHIRYGGYGGIGYYHVSDTYIALFSHFIPCGVWEAVYILDGLLNNQSEIQPDVIHADTQGQSAPVFGLAYLLGINLMPRIRNWHDLKLYRPTKESRYHHIDGLFSDVVDWDLIETHLPDMLRVVLSIKAGKFTASTILRKLGTYSRHNRLYQSFSELGLVIRTGFLLSYLSDEKLRLTIQAALNKSESFNGFTKWVSFGGSGLIPSNNRDEQRKMIKYNHLVSNCLIFYNVFEMTRILQELIAEGYAIDEEIMGALSPYLTKHINRFGRYSLDLNRKPPDVDYDLSLIPMDVDNS, encoded by the coding sequence GTGCCAAGTCTTGCTGAAACTGCCTATCCCCGACTGAAAAACCAGATTAGTTCCAAAGAACTCTTAGAAATTTATACCCCAACTGACCTTGAACTTCAGTTTGCCAGCCAACATACCAAAGGTAAAGTTGCCAAATTAGGTTTTTTAGTGCTGTTAAAAACTTTTCAGCGATTGGGATACTTTGTTTTAGTCAAAAATGTGCCTGATGCAATTATTAAGCACATTGTTGAGGCAGTTAAAATCAACTTTATTCCCCAAAAGTTGGAGAATTATGATAGATCAGGAACACGCTGGCGACATTTAACTCTAATTCGGGATTATCTCAAAATCATCCCCTATGGTGTCGGTGCAAGGCGAATTATCGTCAAATCAATGGCACAAGCAGCACAAACCAAAAATGACCTAGCTGACTTAATCAATGTAGCGATTGAAGAATTAGTTCATCACCAGTATGAATTACCTATTTTCACAACTTTAGTTCGTGCAGCTAGAAGAGTTAGAGCAACTATTTCTCAAATCTTTTATCGACAAGTAGCAGATGGTTTAAATCTAGAAACTAAGGTCATGCTAGATGGGTTATTGGAGACGAGTATTCTCAATCTCAAAACTCCTTGGTATGAACTCAAACAAGACGCTGGTAAACCCATACTCAAGAATTTAAAAGCATTAGTCGAGCGGTTGAAATGGATAGATGAAATTAATCCAGCTCAGAAACTATTAACAGATATTCCTGATAGCAAGGTTAAATATTTTGCAGCCGAAGCTATGACCTTAGATGCGGCACGCATGAAAGAGCTAGAACTTAATAAACGTTATACATTGACATTAACTTTAATTGCCATTCAAGCCGCAAGAACACTGGATGATATTGCGGAGATGTTCATTAAAAGAATGCTCAAGATTCATTTCTATGGACAGGAGGCATTAACGCGTTATCGTCAAGAACACCAAGCCAGAAGTGACAGATTAATTACGACCTTAAGAGATGTGGTAATTGCTTACTCCAGTGAAGGTCAAATCTCCCAAAAATTCACTGCTATAGAAACAGTTATTGGCGAATCTCCCGAACAGCTTCTAGAAGATTGTGAAGCTCATATTGCCTATGCAGGCAATAATTATTATCCTTTTCTGTGGCGATTTTATAAAAGTCATCGTTCTACTCTCTTTCAGATTCTCAGATGGGTAAAACTCCAGTCAACTACCCAAGATACTTCCTTAGAAGAAGCAATTGAATTTTTGAGTAAGCATCAAGGAAGCCGCAAAGATTGGTTAAAAACAATCATAGTTGAAAACCCAGGTACTGCTGAAGAAAAAACCAGGAATTTACTCAACTTAGATTGGATACCTACGAAGTGGTGGCAATTAATCACCAACCAGAAAAACCGTCATTCTTACCCCACACGAATTAATCGTAAGCATTTTGAGGTTTGTGTTTTTTCACAGGTGATGTGGGAACTGAAATCAGGAGATTTATATGTAGAAGGAAGTGATGCCTTTGCTGATTACCGAAAACAGCAGATTTCTTGGTCTGATTATAAGGCGACAGTTGCTAACTATGGAGAATTAGTCAATTTACCTGTTGAAGGAAAAGCCTTTGTTGTTCATTTAAAAGAGTGGCTTTCTCAGGTAGCATCCCAGACAGATAAATCTTTTCCTAAAAATGAGTTTGTTCGCCTAGAAGATGGCAAACCAATTATTCAAAAAACTAACAAGAAGGTTAACCAGGAAAAAGTAAAATTGATTGAGTCTCTCATCAGAGAACGGCTGCACCCAGTTAACATACTGGATATTCTCACCGATACAGAACTCTGGTTAAACTGGACTCGTTTCTTTCACCCAATTTCAGGATATGAAGCTAAAATCGACCATCCAATTGCTCGTTATCTAACTACCACTTTTTGTTATGGTTGTCATTTAGGAGCTTCTCAAACAGCCCGTTCTTTAGGAGCGTTTGACCATCGACAAGTGGCTTGGGTTAATCAGCGTCATATTACTGAAGAAACCTTAGATAAAGCGATTACTTCAATTATTAACGCTTATAATCGGTTTTCTCTGCCTAAATTTTGGGGAACTGGAAAACGAGCTTCAGCCGATGGGACAAAGTGGGATATTTATGAGCAGAATCTTTTAGCAGAATACCACATTAGGTATGGTGGTTATGGAGGCATTGGTTATTATCATGTTTCTGATACTTATATTGCCTTATTTAGTCATTTTATTCCTTGTGGTGTATGGGAAGCCGTTTATATTCTTGATGGTTTGTTAAATAATCAATCAGAAATTCAACCTGACGTTATTCATGCTGATACTCAAGGTCAAAGTGCGCCTGTATTTGGGTTGGCTTATTTGTTGGGAATCAATTTAATGCCTCGCATTCGCAACTGGCATGATTTAAAGTTGTATCGTCCTACTAAGGAGTCTCGTTACCACCATATTGATGGTCTCTTTTCTGATGTAGTCGATTGGGATTTGATTGAGACTCATTTGCCAGATATGTTACGGGTTGTTCTTTCAATTAAAGCGGGAAAATTTACCGCCTCAACCATTTTACGTAAGTTAGGAACTTATAGCAGACATAATCGACTCTATCAGTCATTCTCTGAGCTAGGGCTAGTGATTCGCACAGGATTTTTGTTGTCATATTTATCTGATGAAAAGTTACGCCTTACCATCCAAGCTGCATTAAATAAGAGTGAATCTTTTAATGGTTTTACCAAATGGGTCAGTTTCGGTGGATCAGGTTTAATTCCTAGTAATAATCGAGATGAACAACGCAAGATGATTAAGTATAACCATTTGGTTTCAAATTGCTTAATTTTCTATAATGTCTTTGAAATGACGAGGATTTTGCAGGAATTAATTGCTGAAGGGTATGCCATTGATGAGGAGATTATGGGGGCGTTAAGTCCATATCTGACTAAACATATCAACCGATTTGGACGCTATAGCCTGGATTTAAATCGCAAACCCCCAGATGTTGATTATGATCTGTCTCTAATTCCCATGGATGTAGATAATTCTTGA
- a CDS encoding tyrosine-type recombinase/integrase, whose product MSTHTTQLPFSAKSTNYSTPPAKRPSTRQREYLRPKEVDAMICAARSIGRHSVRDAAMILLMFRHGLRTAELVALKWSQVDLSEGYIDIRRLKHGHDTVHPLRAPELRALRQLQRDYPDTPYVFVSERKAPLSTRAVRHIIARAGERAGITEPVHPHQLRHACGYYLAAQGHDTRAIQDYLGHKNIHHTVRYTQMSPQRFESFWTD is encoded by the coding sequence ATGTCTACCCACACTACTCAACTTCCATTTTCGGCAAAGTCAACTAACTACTCGACTCCACCAGCTAAACGCCCATCTACACGCCAACGAGAATATTTGCGACCGAAAGAAGTTGATGCCATGATCTGTGCGGCTCGTTCTATCGGTCGGCACTCTGTGCGGGATGCAGCGATGATTTTACTCATGTTCCGGCATGGACTTCGTACTGCTGAGTTAGTTGCGCTCAAGTGGTCACAAGTAGATTTGTCAGAGGGTTATATCGACATTCGTCGTCTCAAACATGGGCATGATACTGTTCATCCGTTACGCGCTCCAGAATTAAGAGCCTTGCGTCAATTGCAACGCGATTATCCTGATACTCCCTATGTTTTTGTGTCTGAGCGTAAAGCTCCACTATCAACTAGAGCCGTTCGTCACATTATCGCACGCGCTGGCGAGCGCGCTGGAATCACTGAACCAGTTCATCCCCATCAATTGCGCCATGCTTGTGGCTACTATTTAGCAGCCCAGGGTCATGATACCAGAGCAATTCAAGATTACTTGGGACACAAGAATATTCACCACACCGTGCGTTACACGCAAATGTCTCCCCAGAGATTTGAATCTTTTTGGACGGACTGA
- a CDS encoding ribbon-helix-helix domain-containing protein, translated as MFTCSEETKQVLEEWSEDEGRTMSNLVERIVVDAIANRNAQKQPKHEKEAS; from the coding sequence ATGTTCACCTGTTCCGAAGAAACAAAACAGGTTTTGGAGGAATGGTCAGAAGATGAAGGGCGTACTATGAGCAATTTAGTGGAAAGAATCGTAGTAGATGCGATCGCCAACCGTAACGCCCAAAAACAACCCAAGCATGAGAAAGAGGCATCATAA